Genomic segment of Vicinamibacterales bacterium:
GTGATTGAAGGAGTCGGGGCTGACGCAGTCAGTCTGGGCTGACGGGGGTCAGTCGAAGATCCAAGTCAGTCGATGACACTTGTCGGTCGGAGGACGGGCGGATCAGTCGGGGCTGGGCTGGGCCGCGAGGAGAGAACGTGGATATGGTTGATCCTCTGGTGAGAGCGGCGCGTGAGGCGCGGGAGCGTGCCCGCGCGACGTTCTCGCACTTCAAGGTCGGGGCCGCGCTCGAGACCGCGGACGGCCAGATCATCACCGGCTGCAACATCGAGAACGCCACGTACGGGCTGACGCTCTGCGCGGAACGCGTCGCCATGTTCAAGGCCCTCTCGGAGGGTCACGACACCTTCCGCCGCGTGGCCGTCGTCGCCGACACCGGTCAGCCGACGCCGCCGTGCGGCCCATGCCGCCAGATCCTCTGGGAGTTCGCAGGCGACATCGAGGTCGTCCTCGCCAACCTCACCGAAGAGAAGGGCCGCTACCGGCTCAAGGATCTGCTGCCGATGCCGTTCGATGCCAGGAGCCTGGAAACGTAGCGGAAGAAGGCGCTCAGTGCTCAGTACTTTTCAGTATCATTGGTTCTATGCTTCCAACCGTCGCGTGGCAGGACGATGTCGTGGTCATGATCGATCAGCGCAAGTTGCCGGGCGCTGAGGTGTACGTGAAATGCCGGACCGCGGCCGAGGTGGCCCGCGCGATCAAGACGATGGTCATTCGCGGGGCTCCGGCAATCGGCGTGTCGGCGGCGATGGGCATCGCGCTCGGCATGCGGAAGAGCAAGGCCACGGGCACGGGCCGCTTCACGGCGGAGTTCCAGAAGACGTGCGACCTGCTGGCGGCGACCCGGCCGACCGCCGTCAACCTCTTCTGGGCGATCGACCGGATGAAGAAGTGCTTCGCCTCGGCGGCGCAGGCTGGCGCCTCGGTGGACGAGATCAAGTTGAAGCTCGCCGCGGAGGCCCGCGCCATCCACGACGAGGACATCGAGTTCTGCCGCGCGATGGGGCGGTTCGGCGCCGACCTGGTCCCCGCCACGGCGCGTATCCTGACGCACTGCAACGCCGGCGCGCTCGCGACCGCCGGCTACGGCACGGCGCTCGGCGTCATCCGCGGGGCCGTGGAGCAGGGCAAGACGATCAGCGTGTTCGCGGACGAAACGCGGCCGTTCCTCCAGGGCGCGCGGCTGACGGCCTGGGAACTCACGCACGACGGCATCGACACGACGGTCATCACC
This window contains:
- the mtnA gene encoding S-methyl-5-thioribose-1-phosphate isomerase, producing MLPTVAWQDDVVVMIDQRKLPGAEVYVKCRTAAEVARAIKTMVIRGAPAIGVSAAMGIALGMRKSKATGTGRFTAEFQKTCDLLAATRPTAVNLFWAIDRMKKCFASAAQAGASVDEIKLKLAAEARAIHDEDIEFCRAMGRFGADLVPATARILTHCNAGALATAGYGTALGVIRGAVEQGKTISVFADETRPFLQGARLTAWELTHDGIDTTVITDNMAATFMRQGLLDLVVVGADRIAANGDVANKVGTYGVAVLAHVHGIPFYVAAPSSTIDLATADGSGIPIEERPIREVTHVGTTRLTPEQAKVRNPAFDVTPNTYVTAIITERGVWRAPYDETLRQAMVGR
- the cdd gene encoding cytidine deaminase → MVDPLVRAAREARERARATFSHFKVGAALETADGQIITGCNIENATYGLTLCAERVAMFKALSEGHDTFRRVAVVADTGQPTPPCGPCRQILWEFAGDIEVVLANLTEEKGRYRLKDLLPMPFDARSLET